From a region of the Hymenobacter jejuensis genome:
- a CDS encoding SusC/RagA family TonB-linked outer membrane protein → MSLPPTQSGKLPLRAPLLLTGALLLYSSSAQVVAQAMASVQHYPQRSASAGAVPLKQLLKHWEKQYNTIIAYDSDLVGDKRVAPQENVGTLEDKLATVLPQVGLRFKKLHANNYIITPDNSTTTEPSLEGLAANVATLQDVTVSGRVVQSNGEALPGVTIIVKGTVIGASTGGNGEFSLSVPENSTLVVSAVGFLKQEIAVQGATSALTITLAEDRKTLDEVVVVGYGTQKKGDVTGAIASFDAKALNERPIARVDQALVGQLAGVQVKQTTGVPGQGFSVQVRGSGSITANNEPLYVIDGFPLESTSQNAAGRFGAGSPLDNINPNDIEKIEVLKDAAAAAIYGSRAANGVVIITTKKGKSGKPQFTVNSYVGVSEKVRGLDMLSADEWVDRAIEIINASWVSSGPGRTASQTTAQRQAILGNTTINPNLMIDERWTQPGHPGLTYIDWQKEAFKKGVAQNYQIGASGSTDFVNYYISGDYLKQDGIMIGLGYKRYSARANVEVKVTPKLKLGLNLSPSYSITHDPGIEGKDNQLQYLTFNIPVAEASAGLDANTGNILPYTWGGRPSPIRGLENTTGDTRSFRTLSTLYADYQLLPGLNLRSTLNLDNTDGNTKNYRPAFVSGSVGSRQASGYYDGYKKLTFVNENTLSYNKLFREKHDFTFLAGYSYNTTKIDGQRLTAANGFINNAVTTINGATTVSGTTDNYTTETRNVLISTFGRLQYSYEGKYLFSGSIRRDGSSRFGENDKYGVFPAASVGWRVSQEKFMPKQDVLSDLKLRASIGLSGNNGIGDYSSIATLGVFTYSSGGTLIPGQAPNRINNPNLKWERSRTVDFGVDFGLINNRVTGSLDYYTKTSRDLLLNVPVPATAGFATQLTNIGEVLNKGWEVEINSHNLIGKFQWSTGINVSHNRNRVVHLGPNDAPILVSSGWDIQNNILQVGQPLYAIYAIKTIGILSQADIDNKVARFGTESAGDAKYQDANGDGKIDANDRQIVGQPSPKYTWGVTNNFRYKGFDLTVLVQGQQGGSIYSLFGRAVDRTGTTYSENILGLNRDRWRSADNPGAGERGKAYSTFGYTKTTDWLYSSDYYRVRQITLGYDLGLLIKKSVAQGVRIYVSAENYFGHDKYYGGYNPESVNTNGGDSSFPIGVDYGGLPLAKTLTLGLNLTF, encoded by the coding sequence ATGAGCCTACCTCCTACTCAATCTGGCAAACTTCCTTTGCGCGCTCCCCTGCTGCTCACCGGAGCGCTGCTGCTCTATTCGTCTAGTGCCCAAGTCGTAGCACAAGCGATGGCTTCGGTACAGCACTATCCGCAACGATCGGCTTCCGCCGGAGCAGTACCGCTTAAGCAGCTGCTCAAGCACTGGGAAAAACAGTACAACACCATCATTGCCTACGACAGCGACTTGGTCGGCGACAAGCGCGTTGCGCCACAAGAAAATGTAGGTACGCTGGAAGACAAGCTTGCTACGGTACTACCCCAAGTAGGACTACGCTTTAAAAAGCTACACGCGAACAACTACATTATCACGCCTGATAATAGCACTACAACAGAACCATCCCTCGAAGGCCTGGCCGCAAACGTTGCCACTTTACAGGACGTGACCGTCTCGGGTCGGGTGGTGCAATCGAATGGGGAAGCCTTGCCGGGCGTCACGATCATTGTGAAAGGCACGGTTATAGGTGCCAGCACCGGCGGCAACGGTGAATTCTCGCTGAGCGTGCCCGAGAACAGTACCTTGGTTGTCAGCGCTGTGGGTTTCCTTAAGCAGGAAATCGCGGTGCAAGGGGCCACTTCGGCCCTGACGATTACGCTCGCCGAAGACCGCAAGACGTTGGATGAAGTCGTTGTCGTCGGCTACGGCACCCAGAAAAAGGGCGACGTAACGGGCGCCATCGCCTCATTCGATGCGAAGGCGCTTAACGAACGACCCATCGCCCGGGTCGACCAGGCGCTGGTAGGGCAGTTGGCGGGTGTGCAGGTGAAGCAAACAACCGGGGTGCCCGGTCAAGGCTTTTCGGTGCAGGTACGCGGCTCCGGCTCCATCACGGCCAACAACGAGCCGCTCTACGTAATCGATGGCTTTCCGCTGGAGTCCACCTCCCAGAATGCCGCGGGCCGCTTCGGGGCGGGTAGTCCCCTGGACAACATCAACCCCAATGATATTGAGAAGATTGAGGTCTTGAAAGACGCGGCAGCAGCGGCCATTTACGGTTCGCGGGCCGCTAACGGGGTGGTCATCATCACCACGAAGAAAGGCAAGTCCGGCAAGCCCCAGTTCACAGTCAACAGCTACGTGGGCGTGAGCGAGAAAGTGCGGGGGCTGGACATGCTCAGCGCAGATGAGTGGGTCGACCGGGCCATTGAGATCATCAACGCCTCCTGGGTATCCTCCGGGCCGGGCCGTACGGCCAGCCAGACCACTGCCCAACGGCAAGCTATTCTGGGCAATACTACCATCAATCCCAACCTGATGATCGATGAGCGCTGGACCCAGCCTGGGCATCCGGGGTTAACTTATATCGACTGGCAAAAAGAGGCCTTTAAGAAAGGGGTGGCCCAAAACTACCAGATCGGAGCCAGTGGCTCGACTGATTTCGTAAACTATTATATATCAGGCGATTATCTTAAACAAGACGGCATCATGATTGGCTTGGGATATAAGCGCTACTCGGCGCGGGCCAACGTGGAAGTGAAGGTAACGCCTAAGCTCAAGCTCGGCCTGAACTTGTCGCCTTCGTATTCCATCACCCATGACCCCGGCATCGAAGGCAAGGATAATCAGCTGCAATACCTCACGTTCAACATTCCGGTAGCGGAAGCCTCGGCCGGTTTGGATGCCAATACGGGCAACATTCTCCCCTACACTTGGGGCGGCCGCCCCAGCCCGATTCGGGGTTTGGAGAATACCACAGGCGACACCCGAAGCTTCCGCACCCTGAGCACCCTTTACGCCGACTACCAACTGTTGCCGGGCCTGAACCTGCGCTCGACGCTGAATCTCGACAACACGGATGGCAACACCAAAAACTACCGGCCAGCCTTTGTCAGCGGCAGCGTCGGCAGCCGCCAGGCCTCCGGCTACTACGACGGCTATAAGAAGCTGACGTTTGTGAACGAAAACACCTTGTCGTACAACAAGCTGTTTCGGGAGAAGCACGACTTCACCTTCCTGGCCGGCTACTCCTACAACACGACTAAGATTGACGGGCAACGCCTGACGGCGGCCAACGGGTTTATTAACAATGCCGTCACGACCATCAACGGCGCGACCACGGTTAGCGGCACCACCGACAACTACACGACGGAAACCCGCAACGTGCTGATTTCCACATTCGGGCGCTTGCAATACTCCTACGAAGGGAAATACCTCTTTTCGGGCAGTATCCGGCGCGATGGCTCGTCCCGATTTGGTGAGAACGACAAGTATGGCGTTTTCCCAGCTGCATCCGTAGGCTGGCGCGTCTCGCAAGAGAAATTTATGCCTAAGCAAGACGTGCTGAGCGACCTGAAGCTGCGCGCCAGCATTGGCCTGTCGGGTAACAACGGCATCGGCGACTACAGCAGCATTGCTACGCTCGGCGTGTTCACCTACTCTTCGGGCGGCACGCTGATACCGGGGCAAGCCCCCAACCGCATCAACAACCCCAACCTGAAGTGGGAACGCTCCCGCACGGTAGACTTTGGCGTCGATTTTGGCCTGATCAACAACCGGGTAACGGGCTCGCTGGACTACTACACCAAAACCAGCCGCGACCTGCTGCTGAACGTGCCGGTGCCGGCCACGGCCGGGTTTGCCACGCAACTCACCAACATTGGCGAAGTGCTCAACAAGGGCTGGGAAGTGGAAATCAACAGCCACAACCTCATCGGCAAGTTTCAGTGGAGCACAGGGATCAACGTCAGTCACAACCGGAACCGGGTCGTACACCTAGGGCCGAACGATGCGCCCATCCTCGTCAGCTCGGGCTGGGACATTCAGAACAACATTCTGCAGGTTGGGCAACCGCTGTACGCCATCTACGCGATCAAAACGATTGGCATTCTGAGCCAAGCCGACATTGACAACAAAGTAGCCCGGTTCGGCACCGAAAGCGCAGGCGACGCGAAGTACCAAGATGCCAACGGCGATGGCAAGATTGACGCCAACGACCGCCAGATCGTAGGGCAGCCCAGCCCGAAATACACCTGGGGCGTTACGAACAATTTCCGGTACAAGGGCTTCGACCTGACTGTGCTGGTGCAGGGGCAGCAGGGCGGCTCCATCTACTCGCTGTTTGGCCGGGCCGTTGACCGCACGGGTACCACCTATAGCGAAAACATTTTGGGCCTAAACCGTGACCGGTGGCGCTCAGCCGATAACCCCGGTGCTGGTGAGCGCGGCAAGGCGTATTCGACGTTTGGCTATACCAAGACGACCGACTGGCTGTACTCGTCCGATTATTACCGCGTGCGGCAGATCACTTTGGGCTACGACTTAGGACTGCTCATTAAGAAGAGTGTCGCCCAAGGGGTGCGCATCTACGTGTCGGCTGAAAACTACTTCGGCCACGACAAATACTACGGCGGTTACAACCCAGAATCGGTGAACACAAATGGCGGTGACTCCAGCTTCCCCATTGGCGTGGATTACGGCGGGCTCCCGCTGGCTAAGACCCTGACCCTGGGCCTGAACCTCACTTTTTAA
- a CDS encoding FecR family protein produces the protein MPIEITYEACIRYVQGKASLEEARAVRAWLADPKNELVAHYWMNLHAEALAVQEQQVDEEGPYDYAAMREGLHARMGLETSSRSASIQGSSWHRWAAAAALVGVSSAGWFMYERHQLLEPVTASYSSPYGHTQLVHLPDGSEVTLNAHSTLRYAATPGQRAPREVWLDGEAFFAVKHLPDNKRFVVHTTAGFQVEVLGTKFTVYRRHEQARVVLLSGKVRVAFADQKKAAVTLKPGELLQTFDTLSQTIVHRKVQATAYATWTADKMVFDATTITDVATRLEDTYGVEVIIKSAALNQRRFTGTFPMGNLDVLCENLSEAFHLQITRHQNQLVLSDNASSPSTL, from the coding sequence ATGCCCATCGAAATCACATACGAAGCTTGCATACGCTACGTGCAGGGGAAAGCCTCGTTGGAGGAGGCCCGCGCCGTGCGTGCATGGCTGGCTGACCCCAAAAATGAGCTCGTAGCCCACTATTGGATGAACTTACACGCCGAAGCTCTAGCCGTACAAGAGCAGCAGGTCGATGAAGAGGGTCCCTACGATTATGCGGCCATGCGAGAAGGTCTGCATGCCCGTATGGGGTTGGAAACATCCTCACGCAGCGCTTCTATACAGGGTAGCTCTTGGCACCGCTGGGCCGCCGCGGCAGCTCTGGTGGGAGTAAGCAGTGCCGGCTGGTTTATGTACGAGCGGCACCAACTGCTGGAGCCCGTAACGGCCAGCTACTCTTCGCCTTACGGACACACCCAACTGGTACACCTGCCCGATGGCTCGGAGGTTACGCTAAATGCCCATTCTACGTTGCGCTACGCCGCAACGCCCGGTCAGCGAGCTCCTCGAGAGGTATGGCTTGATGGCGAGGCCTTCTTTGCGGTGAAGCATCTCCCTGACAACAAGCGCTTTGTGGTACATACCACGGCTGGCTTTCAGGTGGAAGTACTTGGCACGAAGTTCACCGTTTACCGGCGACACGAACAAGCCAGAGTGGTGCTGCTCTCCGGAAAGGTACGGGTAGCCTTTGCTGACCAGAAGAAAGCTGCTGTGACCCTAAAGCCTGGCGAATTGCTGCAAACTTTTGATACGCTTTCACAAACGATTGTGCATCGAAAGGTTCAGGCTACTGCTTATGCTACTTGGACGGCTGATAAAATGGTCTTTGACGCTACTACGATCACCGATGTAGCTACGCGCTTGGAAGACACTTACGGCGTAGAGGTAATCATCAAAAGCGCAGCACTCAATCAGCGCAGGTTCACCGGCACTTTTCCCATGGGCAACCTGGATGTGCTTTGTGAGAACCTATCAGAGGCCTTTCATCTGCAGATAACCCGGCATCAAAATCAACTTGTTTTATCGGACAACGCTTCTTCCCCTTCCACGCTATGA